The following are from one region of the Deltaproteobacteria bacterium GWA2_45_12 genome:
- a CDS encoding riboflavin biosynthesis protein RibF: MHVFFSSQKAKTFCKHGSAITLGNFDGLHEGHRALLKKLILEAKKRKIPSVLYTFHPHPVKVLSPQSAPSLINTLDQKIEMLRNLNLDAVVFEKFSKPFARNSAEDFFHKIILGTLKAKALMVGYDFTFGANREGNIERLEEFCRAHDVKLFIMKPCFEGNTLVSSSLVRKFVLEGRVDVCNSWLKRPYFIDGIVVSGAHRGNKLGFPTLNLKTENELLPKMGTYATWVEIKNKRLESVTNIGTNPTFEMEQNLKIETHILNFHQKIYGHKIRLFFVKRLRDEKRFSNARELAAQIKKDIAHAKLALKETKNVKIVL, from the coding sequence GTGCACGTCTTCTTTTCATCCCAAAAAGCCAAAACCTTTTGCAAACACGGAAGTGCCATTACCTTGGGTAATTTTGATGGGTTGCATGAGGGGCACCGGGCCCTCCTTAAAAAATTAATTCTCGAGGCCAAAAAAAGAAAAATTCCTTCCGTTCTTTACACTTTTCATCCGCATCCGGTTAAGGTTCTTTCTCCTCAAAGTGCGCCTTCCTTAATCAACACCCTTGACCAGAAAATTGAAATGCTTCGAAACTTAAACCTGGATGCGGTTGTGTTTGAAAAATTTTCAAAGCCATTTGCCCGGAATTCTGCCGAAGATTTTTTCCACAAAATAATCCTGGGAACTCTGAAAGCCAAGGCGTTGATGGTAGGATACGATTTCACTTTTGGAGCCAACCGCGAAGGGAATATTGAAAGGCTCGAAGAGTTCTGCCGTGCCCATGATGTAAAACTTTTCATCATGAAACCATGTTTTGAAGGAAACACACTGGTCAGCTCAAGCTTGGTACGAAAATTTGTCCTTGAAGGGCGTGTGGATGTTTGTAATTCCTGGCTTAAACGCCCCTATTTTATTGATGGGATTGTAGTGTCCGGGGCTCACCGGGGAAATAAGCTGGGATTCCCCACCCTAAATTTAAAAACCGAAAACGAACTTTTACCCAAAATGGGCACTTATGCCACATGGGTCGAAATTAAAAACAAGCGTTTGGAAAGTGTTACCAACATAGGAACCAATCCCACTTTTGAAATGGAACAAAACCTCAAAATCGAAACCCATATTTTAAACTTTCATCAAAAGATTTACGGACATAAAATACGCCTGTTTTTTGTCAAAAGACTCAGGGATGAAAAAAGATTTTCAAACGCCAGGGAACTTGCCGCTCAAATTAAAAAAGATATCGCCCATGCAAAACTGGCGTTAAAGGAAACAAAAAATGTCAAAATCGTCCTCTAA
- a CDS encoding shikimate dehydrogenase, with product MSKSSSKILGVIGDPISHSLSPLMHNAGLACLKLPYLYEAFLVKDYELGDFFKNLKKKHIVGLNVTIPHKQGVIPYMDSLSREARLIGAVNTILVKNKKLYGSNTDGMGYLLSLKKEAGFDVKGKQVILLGAGGAARALCVAFGLAKAREVFIINRTLKKAHDLAVEMSKKIPHTTYNAASFENMDKNYWSFADLLVNTTSMGMKGSKWVKLPLSKLPARAMVSDIVYNPSETPLLQRAKKLKLSTHPGWGMLLYQGALAFEKWTGKKAPIEIMKKSLLEGLKL from the coding sequence ATGTCAAAATCGTCCTCTAAAATTTTGGGAGTAATTGGAGACCCCATTTCACATTCGCTTTCCCCCCTCATGCACAATGCGGGATTGGCCTGTCTTAAACTGCCTTATTTGTACGAGGCCTTTTTGGTCAAAGATTATGAGTTGGGTGATTTTTTTAAAAATCTTAAAAAAAAACATATTGTCGGGCTTAATGTCACCATCCCCCACAAACAAGGGGTCATTCCCTACATGGATTCGCTTTCACGGGAAGCAAGGCTTATAGGGGCGGTAAATACCATCCTTGTTAAAAACAAAAAACTCTATGGTTCCAACACCGATGGGATGGGCTATTTGCTTTCGCTTAAAAAAGAAGCCGGATTTGACGTCAAGGGAAAACAGGTCATCCTGTTGGGGGCCGGCGGGGCCGCCAGGGCTTTGTGTGTGGCTTTTGGATTGGCCAAAGCCAGGGAAGTGTTCATTATCAACCGTACACTCAAAAAAGCCCACGATTTAGCTGTTGAAATGAGCAAAAAAATCCCCCATACCACTTATAACGCCGCGTCTTTTGAAAACATGGACAAAAATTATTGGTCATTTGCTGATTTGTTGGTGAATACAACATCGATGGGAATGAAAGGTTCCAAATGGGTCAAGCTGCCCCTTTCAAAACTTCCGGCCCGGGCCATGGTTTCAGACATTGTCTACAATCCGTCTGAAACTCCCCTACTTCAAAGGGCAAAAAAATTGAAGCTGTCCACCCACCCCGGCTGGGGCATGCTTTTATACCAGGGTGCGCTGGCTTTTGAAAAATGGACGGGCAAAAAAGCCCCTATCGAAATAATGAAAAAATCATTATTGGAAGGATTAAAATTATGA